The Conexivisphaera calida genome includes a region encoding these proteins:
- a CDS encoding elongation factor 1-beta produces MSKVLIRIRILPTETSVDLKELASRISTALKGIADVIRTVEEPIAFGLSALIVDLVMDEREGGTYDIEQTLSSVDGIGELDIVRVSLLSGA; encoded by the coding sequence ATGTCCAAGGTACTCATCAGGATAAGGATCCTTCCGACCGAGACTTCCGTGGATCTGAAGGAGCTGGCTAGTCGCATATCTACTGCGCTTAAAGGAATTGCCGATGTCATCAGGACAGTTGAGGAGCCCATAGCATTCGGGCTGAGCGCACTGATAGTCGACTTGGTCATGGATGAGAGGGAGGGCGGAACGTACGATATTGAGCAGACGCTGTCATCGGTCGATGGAATAGGCGAGCTCGACATAGTGAGGGTCAGCCTGCTCTCGGGCGCGTGA
- a CDS encoding zinc finger domain-containing protein yields MSELIDSVKATYKPPRCTSCHKPILPGDSATSFYCPQCGQVLIWRCSKCRKGAIRYKCPHCGFEGP; encoded by the coding sequence TTGAGCGAGTTAATAGACAGCGTGAAGGCGACCTATAAGCCGCCTCGTTGTACGTCCTGCCACAAGCCGATACTCCCGGGCGACAGCGCAACCAGCTTTTACTGCCCCCAGTGCGGCCAAGTGCTCATCTGGAGATGCAGCAAGTGCAGGAAGGGCGCGATAAGGTACAAGTGCCCGCACTGCGGATTCGAGGGCCCATAG
- a CDS encoding NAD(P)/FAD-dependent oxidoreductase → MEHDVVVVGGGPAGLAAASELSSMGYSVLLLEDDSEIGYPVKCTGIISSEGLEVFRNVCGHEVGGARLSHGEVEVRGEGKVEVNLEGLGIISIDRRLLERCLFEAAASNGARFRLSERATRLGAGSVESRSGVQPARAIVDARGASAYPRHDRLLYAMQYTCRHFGGDRAEGHVRVVVDKAVSREYFMWQVWSESGDVLVGGAGSSPASITSGVESIIDKIACAEYRIVRSPIVIGGFAGSGSDGIFKVGDAAGAAKPLTGGGDVLGVESSLMAARAISRYLSGELSLAESHRLYENTWRRAHGKEESAQKLLRAVYERMDARDVWGLLERMHASGMLDNPRAKFDELGGWVIASLGARVIGAMVLRRIQDALALHVT, encoded by the coding sequence ATGGAACACGACGTGGTCGTCGTCGGAGGAGGACCTGCTGGTCTGGCAGCGGCATCTGAGCTCTCATCGATGGGATATTCCGTGTTGCTCTTGGAGGACGACTCGGAGATAGGTTATCCCGTCAAGTGCACTGGAATAATATCCTCTGAGGGGCTCGAGGTATTCCGCAACGTGTGCGGCCATGAGGTGGGTGGCGCCCGCCTGAGTCATGGCGAGGTGGAAGTAAGAGGTGAGGGAAAGGTTGAGGTGAACTTGGAGGGCCTAGGTATTATCTCGATAGATCGCAGGTTACTCGAGAGATGTTTATTCGAAGCCGCGGCGTCGAACGGAGCAAGGTTCAGGCTCTCCGAGAGGGCTACTAGGCTGGGTGCGGGGAGCGTGGAATCGAGGAGCGGAGTCCAGCCGGCTAGGGCAATCGTGGATGCGCGCGGGGCATCGGCCTATCCTAGACACGATCGCCTTTTGTACGCCATGCAATACACCTGTCGCCATTTCGGGGGCGACCGCGCCGAGGGTCATGTGCGCGTCGTGGTGGACAAGGCTGTATCTCGCGAATATTTCATGTGGCAAGTCTGGTCGGAGAGCGGGGACGTGCTCGTCGGCGGCGCCGGCTCTTCCCCGGCGTCGATTACGAGCGGCGTGGAGTCGATTATCGATAAGATTGCATGCGCAGAGTACAGAATAGTGAGATCTCCGATAGTGATCGGCGGGTTCGCCGGGTCCGGATCAGATGGCATCTTCAAGGTAGGAGATGCAGCAGGGGCGGCGAAGCCGCTGACGGGCGGGGGTGATGTATTGGGCGTTGAGTCGTCATTGATGGCAGCCCGGGCAATATCCCGCTATCTATCAGGCGAGCTGAGCCTCGCGGAGTCGCATAGATTGTACGAGAATACCTGGAGGAGGGCGCACGGCAAGGAGGAATCTGCCCAGAAGCTCCTGCGCGCCGTCTATGAACGTATGGATGCCCGCGACGTGTGGGGTCTGCTCGAGCGGATGCATGCCTCCGGAATGCTAGATAACCCGCGCGCGAAGTTCGACGAGCTCGGTGGATGGGTGATAGCTTCCCTTGGAGCTAGAGTCATCGGCGCGATGGTTCTGAGGCGCATTCAGGACGCCTTGGCCCTCCACGTCACCTGA